The Microbacterium sp. SORGH_AS_0862 genome has a segment encoding these proteins:
- the galU gene encoding UTP--glucose-1-phosphate uridylyltransferase GalU produces MAHAPIKAVIPAAGLGTRFLPATKAMPKEMLPVVDKPAIQYVVEEAVAAGSDDVLVIVGRNKNALANHFDRVAELEHTLERKGDAAKLEKVMQASRLADVHFVRQGDPLGLGHAVLRARKHVGHETFAVLLGDDLIDARDVLLARMIEVSQARSATVVALMEVDPSQIHLYGCAAVAPTAEDDVVTITGLVEKPSAADAPSNLAVIGRYVLKPEIFDVLEKTAPGKGGEIQLTDALEALAEDESIGGPVLGVVFRGRRYDTGDRLDYIKSNVQLALDRDDLGPDLAQWIKELATTL; encoded by the coding sequence ATGGCACACGCACCGATCAAGGCCGTCATCCCCGCCGCGGGACTCGGCACCCGCTTCCTGCCCGCGACGAAGGCGATGCCGAAGGAGATGCTGCCGGTCGTCGACAAGCCGGCGATCCAGTACGTGGTCGAGGAGGCGGTGGCCGCGGGTAGTGACGACGTGCTGGTCATCGTCGGGCGCAACAAGAACGCCCTCGCCAACCACTTCGACCGCGTCGCGGAGCTCGAGCACACGCTGGAGAGGAAGGGCGACGCCGCCAAGCTGGAAAAGGTCATGCAGGCCAGCCGGCTCGCCGACGTGCACTTCGTGCGCCAGGGAGATCCGCTCGGGCTCGGCCACGCCGTGCTGCGCGCCCGCAAGCACGTGGGCCACGAGACGTTCGCCGTCCTCCTCGGCGACGACCTGATCGACGCCCGCGACGTGCTGCTCGCGCGCATGATCGAGGTGTCCCAGGCCCGATCTGCGACCGTCGTCGCCCTGATGGAGGTCGATCCGTCGCAGATCCACCTCTACGGCTGCGCGGCCGTCGCGCCCACCGCAGAGGACGACGTCGTGACCATCACCGGCCTCGTCGAGAAGCCGTCGGCCGCCGACGCGCCGAGCAACCTCGCCGTCATCGGACGCTACGTGCTCAAGCCCGAGATCTTCGACGTGCTCGAGAAGACCGCACCGGGCAAGGGCGGCGAGATCCAGCTCACCGACGCGCTGGAAGCGCTGGCCGAGGACGAGAGCATCGGCGGACCGGTTCTGGGCGTCGTCTTCCGCGGCCGCCGCTACGACACGGGCGACCGACTCGACTACATCAAGTCCAACGTGCAGCTCGCCCTGGATCGGGACGACCTCGGACCCGACCTGGCCCAGTGGATCAAGGAACTCGCCACCACTCTCTGA